From Toxorhynchites rutilus septentrionalis strain SRP chromosome 2, ASM2978413v1, whole genome shotgun sequence, a single genomic window includes:
- the LOC129765832 gene encoding uncharacterized protein LOC129765832 produces MEQFKQLVYQRGRVQARVSVIINKLSDAIEQNDNTNLSQLKAYEKKLELHYAEYMAKHDLIMAQCPSFGKTEDQDEKLDEFDSIHTDALEKLNHLLDFFRADSTHNNRRSPQVIVTQQPLKTPIPTFDGKYEAWPKFKALFNDLVGKCGDSDATKLQYLDKALIGEVSGILDARIINDNNYQQAWQLLEERFENPRVIIDTHISGLLSMKPISKQCWKELRNLIDNCNRHVEGLRFMEQSVDGTAGLIVVKLLTSCLDGETRKQWEQTLEHGELPNFDESLKFLRNYCQVLERCEIDKTSSSNVAKKLPKSGKPSWSPRTSHPATSVPSDSVCDVCTGSHLNYKCPSFLKMNVGQRVSKVKQIGMCFNCLRKGHQIRDCPSDKSCSKCGKKHHTMLHFEREFCTEPKSQSSNTSEKTASVSAIPESPVSTACSSIQRPTKQVLLMTALVSVASKSGKIFKLRALLDSGSQVNLVSESAIHLLALPKYPANVPVIGVGGAKSRILHHVIMRLFSDYTGFQSDVDCLVTRKVTGKVPSAPVDISEWNIPPGIVLADPMFNEPRDVDLLIGAELFFQILRQNQLKLAEGLPSLYETQFGWVFAGALKYETEAVNVLCATNEDPLLKEIQRFFVQEELFEEKMPTSEEQQIEDHFCRTYRRDEDGRFVVQLPFRESINQLGNSRSLAMKRFLSSEKRLSNDTIMKEMYQTFIKEYQDLGHCHEIHEENDPPGQQNYYFPHHAVLKPSSTSTKLRVVFDGKAKSNGLSLNEVLMIGPKIQNDLFAILLRFRKHIYAFSADVEKMYRQVKIDPKQTRYQRIFWRDQPAEKIKVLELSTVTYGTSPSSFLAVRSMVQLARDESRNFPAAAEVILEDCYMDDILSGASTLSSAKQLRCEIEQLMMNGKFPIRKWCSNNNEVLDGVPDQDREKLVHIKDSGASETIRTLGVLWNPKTDQFLFCRSPETMQSDAKVTKRHVLSQIAKLFDPLGLISPVIVSAKSIMQQLWAAGLGWDEALEGEMLKRWIVFHQSLPQLNEIQIPRCVVISDAHRIEIHGFSDASCTAYGACVFLRCVQTERTVLFRLVCSKSRVSPLRRLTMPRLELCGALLLARLINLVIPILKIKVHDVKLWSDSQIVLAWIKKDPNQLQTYVRNRVIEIYGLTNDYEWKYVRSENNPADLVSRGCHPESL; encoded by the coding sequence ATGGAGCAATTTAAACAATTAGTTTACCAGAGAGGCCGAGTGCAGGCGCGAGTATCGGTGATTATCAACAAGCTAAGTGATGCGATAGAGCAAAACGATAATACCAACTTATCGCAGTTAAAAGCGTATGAGAAGAAGCTAGAGTTGCATTATGCGGAGTATATGGCGAAACATGATTTGATCATGGCTCAGTGTCCCAGTTTTGGGAAAACAGAAGACCAGGACGAAAAGTTGGATGAGTTTGACAGCATTCATACTGATGCTTTGGAGAAGCTCAATCATCTGTTGGATTTCTTTCGTGCCGATTCAACACATAACAACCGTAGATCTCCTCAAGTTATTGTTACCCAACAACCTCTGAAGACGCCGATTCCGACATTCGACGGAAAGTATGAAGCGTGGCCAAAGTTCAAGGCGCTGTTTAATGATTTGGTAGGTAAGTGTGGTGATTCCGATGCAACAAAACTGCAATACCTTGACAAAGCGTTAATTGGTGAAGTTTCCGGCATCCTGGATGCCAGAATCATTAACGACAACAACTATCAACAAGCGTGGCAGTTGTTAGAGGAGCGGTTTGAGAACCCGCGAGTGATCATCGACACCCACATTTCCGGTTTATTGTCGATGAAACCAATATCTAAGCAGTGCTGGAAAGAACTGAGAAACTTGATCGACAATTGCAATCGTCATGTAGAGGGGCTGCGATTTATGGAGCAAAGCGTCGATGGGACAGCTGGTCTTATCGTTGTGAAGCTGCTGACATCTTGCCTCGATGGAGAAACGAGAAAGCAGTGGGAACAAACTTTGGAACATGGGGAACTTCCGAACTTTGATGAATCCCTAAAGTTTCTCAGGAATTATTGTCAGGTCCTCGAAAGGTGTGAGATAGATAAGACGTCCTCTTCAAACGTAGCCAAAAAACTTCCTAAGTCGGGGAAGCCCAGCTGGTCACCGAGAACATCTCATCCAGCGACATCCGTTCCATCAGATAGCGTGTGTGACGTGTGCACAGGGTCGCACCTTAATTACAAGTGTCCTTCTTTCCTGAAAATGAATGTTGGTCAGCGTGTCAGCAAGGTGAAGCAAATTGGGATGTGTTTCAACTGTCTTCGTAAAGGCCATCAAATTCGAGACTGTCCTTCAGATAAGTCATGCTCGAAGTGTGGTAAAAAGCACCACACAATGTTGCACTTTGAGCGCGAATTTTGTACCGAACCTAAGTCGCAAAGTTCAAATACTTCGGAAAAGACAGCATCAGTGTCAGCTATTCCCGAAAGTCCAGTGTCTACAGCATGTTCCAGCATTCAACGACCAACAAAACAAGTTCTTTTGATGACTGCGTTGGTGAGTGTAGCATCAAAAAGTGGGAAAATATTTAAGCTACGTGCCCTTCTCGATTCCGGGTCTCAAGTTAACCTGGTATCTGAGTCTGCTATTCACTTACTGGCGCTTCCAAAGTATCCTGCGAACGTTCCAGTTATTGGTGTAGGTGGTGCCAAGTCTAGAATCCTACATCATGTGATTATGCGCCTATTTTCCGACTATACTGGGTTCCAAAGTGACGTGGACTGTTTAGTGACAAGAAAAGTGACAGGAAAAGTTCCTTCTGCTCCAGTTGACATTTCTGAATGGAATATTCCGCCAGGTATTGTGTTAGCCGATCCAATGTTTAATGAGCCAAGAGATGTGGATCTGTTGATCGGGGCCGaactatttttccaaattttgagacaaaatcaactgaaattggCCGAAGGTCTTCCAAGCTTGTACGAGACACAATTTGGATGGGTTTTTGCTGGTGCTCTCAAGTACGAGACCGAAGCTGTTAACGTGTTGTGTGCCACCAATGAGGATCCGTTGTTGAAAGAGATTCAAAGGTTTTTCGTGCAAGAAGAGCTTTTTGAGGAGAAAATGCCAACTAGTGAAGAACAACAGATAGAagaccatttttgcagaacgtaTCGTCGTGATGAAGATGGTCGATTTGTGGTCCAATTACCTTTCCGCGAATCCATTAACCAACTAGGTAATTCCAGATCTTTAGCGATGAAGAGATTCCTGTCAAGTGAAAAGCGCCTATCCAATGATACAATTATGAAAGAGATGTACCAAACTTTCATCAAGGAATACCAGGACCTTGGCCATTGTCACGAGATTCACGAGGAGAACGATCCACCAGGACAGCAGAATTATTATTTTCCACATCATGCTGTACTCAAACCTTCAAGTACCAGCACAAAGCTACGTGTGGTATTTGATGGTAAGGCGAAGTCAAATGGATTATCCTTGAATGAAGTGCTAATGATCGGTCCCAAAATCCAAAACGATTTATTTGCCATACTACTGCGTTTCCGGAAACACATTTATGCATTTTCAGCAGATGTTGAGAAAATGTATAGGCAGgtgaagatcgatccaaaacaaACGAGATACCAAAGAATTTTCTGGCGTGACCAGCCCGCAGAAAAAATAAAAGTGTTAGAGTTGTCAACGGTAACCTATGGGACATCTCCTTCGTCGTTCTTAGCAGTGAGATCAATGGTTCAGCTGGCACGAGATGAGAGTAGAAACTTTCCTGCAGCTGCCGAAGTGATATTGGAAGACTGTTATATGGACGATATTCTGAGTGGTGCTTCAACGCTATCATCTGCGAAGCAATTGCGATGTGAAATTGAGCAACTTATGATGAACGGAAAGTTTCCTATTCGGAAGTGGTGTTCTAACAACAACGAGGTGCTCGATGGTGTTCCTGATCAAGATCGTGAGAAATTAGTGCACATAAAAGATTCTGGAGCGAGTGAAACGATTCGAACTTTAGGTGTTCTTTGGAATCCGAAAACTGACCAGTTCCTGTTTTGTAGAAGTCCAGAAACGATGCAATCCGATGCGAAAGTGACAAAAAGACATGTTCTATCCCAAATTGCCAAACTGTTTGACCCGCTCGGGCTCATATCACCAGTAATAGTGTCAGCCAAGTCCATTATGCAGCAATTGTGGGCTGCTGGGTTAGGATGGGATGAGGCCCTCGAAGGTGAGATGTTGAAAAGATGGATCGTGTTCCATCAGTCACTACCGCAGTTGAACGAGATACAAATTCCGAGATGTGTCGTAATCTCTGATGCTCATCGCATTGAAATTCATGGCTTTTCCGATGCGTCGTGCACTGCTTATGGCGCTTGTGTGTTTTTACGTTGTGTTCAAACGGAGCGAACAGTGTTATTTAGACTAGTGTGTAGCAAGTCCAGAGTTAGTCCTCTGCGTCGTCTTACTATGCCTAGACTTGAGCTGTGTGGCGCATTGTTATTGGCAAGATTGATCAACCTAGTGATacctattttgaaaataaaagtgcATGATGTCAAGTTGTGGTCGGATAGTCAGATAGTGCTTGCGTGGATAAAAAAGGATCCCAATCAACTTCAAACCTACGTGAGAAATCGAGTTATAGAGATATATGGACTTACTAACGATTATGAGTGGAAGTATGTAAGATCTGAAAATAATCCAGCAGATCTGGTTTCCAGAGGCTGTCATCCAGAAAGTTTATGA
- the LOC129765831 gene encoding uncharacterized protein LOC129765831, whose protein sequence is MWWNGPPFLQATNYEILETPILQDDELPEMRRPTVSNPVVNFEDEPIFERCGTFSKLQRVLAQVVRFTRLLCMAKEERNKSQYISVQDMRDAMGYIVRVLQNTALNEEIQCIQRNKLPKRLANLQPFVDEKGFLRVGGRLQNSKLPYDAKHQLLLPHNHRVTEMLIRQYHEERLHEGPSGLLAAIRQKFWFVKARSVIRKVTRSCVKCFRANPRAVQPLMGNLPEERVTLAAAFELTGVDYAGPVIVKEGRYKPKHIKAYIALFVCLTTKAIHLELVSDLTTEAFLAALDRFINRRGMVRKILSDNATNFVGAAKELHQLFVMFREETSKTRIDDFLLKREIEWKFIPPRTPNFGGLWEASVKVVKRHLHRTLGSAILTFEEFGTVLTHIEAIVNSRPLYALSDDPNETLPITPAHLMFGEPLEPVLKPSYSDIAVNRLSRHQYLNHLRDRFWTKWSRDYLSTLQSRAKWTEGEPNMKMDTVVLIIEDNQPVQSWRLGKIVALYPGGDNVVRVVDVKTTTGVFRRSIRKLAPLPISDNDNEETKVSDLE, encoded by the coding sequence ATGTGGTGGAATGGTCCGCCGTTTTTGCAAGCTACCAACTACGAAATTCTGGAGACACCAATATTACAAGATGACGAATTACCAGAAATGAGAAGACCGACTGTTAGTAATCCAGTGgtaaattttgaagatgaaccAATATTTGAGCGGTGCggcacgttttcaaaattgcaACGTGTTTTGGCACAGGTGGTGAGATTCACTCGACTACTATGTATGGCGAAGGAAGAGCGAAACAAATCCCAATACATTTCTGTACAAGATATGCGGGATGCGATGGGATATATAGTACGAGTACTTCAGAATACTGCGCTAAATGAAGAGATCCAGTGTATTCAGAGAAATAAGTTACCCAAGCGACTTGCAAATCTTCAACCTTTTGTGGACGAGAAAGGATTTCTACGCGTCGGCGGACGTCTACAAAATTCTAAATTACCGTACGATGCCAAACATCAATTGCTTCTTCCACATAATCATCGGGTGACGGAGATGCTGATTCGACAATATCATGAGGAGAGACTTCACGAGGGACCATCCGGTTTGCTGGCAGCGATAAGACAAAAATTCTGGTTTGTAAAAGCTCGTTCTGTTATTCGAAAAGTGACACGCAGCTGCGTGAAGTGTTTTAGGGCCAATCCGAGAGCAGTGCAGCCATTAATGGGAAATTTACCAGAGGAACGTGTGACGTTAGCTGCAGCTTTCGAGCTCACCGGTGTGGACTATGCTGGTCCTGTTATAGTGAAAGAGGGAAGATACAAGCCGAAACATATTAAGGCGTACATCGCATTGTTTGTGTGCCTCACGACGAAAGCTATTCATCTCGAGTTGGTTTCGGATCTAACGACCGAAGCTTTTCTTGCCGCTTTGGATCGATTTATCAACCGACGTGGAATGGTTCGTAAAATTCTGTCGGACAATGCAACCAATTTTGTTGGCGCTGCTAAGGAGTTACACCAATTATTCGTGATGTTCCGTGAAGAAACTTCAAAGACTAGAATTGACGATTTTCTACTTAAACGTGAGATAGAATGGAAATTCATTCCGCCTAGAACCCCTAACTTTGGCGGATTGTGGGAGGCAAGTGTTAAAGTGGTCAAACGTCATCTACATCGTACGTTAGGCAGCGCAATTTTGACGTTCGAAGAGTTCGGTACCGTTTTAACGCATATCGAAGCTATAGTGAATTCCAGACCACTTTATGCGTTATCTGATGATCCCAACGAAACACTTCCGATAACTCCAGCTCATCTGATGTTTGGTGAACCGTTGGAGCCAGTTTTGAAACCATCGTATTCTGATATAGCAGTGAACCGTTTATCCCGACATCAGTATTTAAATCATTTACGTGATAGATTTTGGACAAAGTGGTCCCGTGATTATTTGTCGACGCTACAGTCAAGAGCTAAATGGACCGAAGGTGAGCCGAATATGAAAATGGATACTGTTGTGTTAATTATAGAAGATAATCAACCCGTTCAATCATGGAGATTGGGTAAGATTGTTGCACTTTACCCGGGAGGAGATAATGTGGTCCGAGTCGTTGATGTAAAGACAACGACAGGAGTTTTCCGACGATCTATCCGGAAGTTAGCACCTCTTCCTATATCTGATAACGATAACGAAGAGACGAAGGTTTCCGATTTGGAATGA